Part of the Henckelia pumila isolate YLH828 chromosome 2, ASM3356847v2, whole genome shotgun sequence genome is shown below.
aaatgaccccgccgtcgcggtactctcagtgacagactatcgagtatagagctgagcggctctataatcaggtataacaaggtataggctcaacgtgtatatgcacatgacatatgaatatagaaagcggtaaatcatatatcatgccatataataatgccaaataaatgcaaaatataaacatgtatactcactggcaatctcagtcaatgtgtacgtacctctaggttagttcaagtatagtaggatcctaggttccaagcctatattcaaaagttcaccgtatcactacataaattctataagccttaactaagctaataagtacttccaaaacttaaatagattccctaACCATACGTTCGTCTGTAGATAGCcatttggagtcgctagtcccggatgactataaccacaccttggttattccagaacctctattataaccgataggccctcaagtgtataactcatactatataactgaagaaagaaactcgggaattcgtaattcaaatgaaatcagacaagccctatttataggaaaaattcccggccaggatcggaacttccgatttcgggatcggaacttccgatccagctcactgcgtgcatgattgacacgccaggatcggaacttccgatccgacgatcggagcttccgatctgccctccgttcgacacttgtcaaaactcactgCTGAGTCATCAggtaaagctggcagccggagatcggaacgttctttccaggatcggagcttccgatctcggtgcttccgctgagcttctgAAGTGGcggggatcggagcttccaatctgggttcggagcttccgatccggcccaaagtcaaaagcccaaattctcttccgaagtccaataacactccgaaattgattaattaccaatccttaatcatgtttaacatattattatcttaaaatgagttctggatTACTaaattctccccacctttagatatttcgtccgcgaaataacatctaaagacaaatcaagataacaatatgaaatatcaaaccacgttttattacaacaactgtaatttcaactacatggtaatcaaaaatacaaagcaaacaactcaggatattctgcttgcatacgattctcagtttcccaagtagctttttcaacgcctcggtgctgccactgtaccatcacaagtggtatagtcttgttccgaagaactttttcctttctgtctaagatacggattggtcgttcaacaaaagacagatctggctctagctgaatatcagtagactgaatcacatgagattcatcagctatatactgtcgaagtaatgacacatgaaaaacattatgtatactggaaagatttggcggtaacgccaaatgatatgcaacatctccgatcttttccagtatctggaaaggtccaataaaacgaggagacaacttgcctttcacgccgaatctcatcaccttcctgaaaggtgatactcgtagaaacacatattcaccaggctcaaactgaagtggcctgtgacgaatattagcataactggcttgtctatcttgagctactttgatcctatgcttgatcaaatctaccttgtctacaatctgttgcaccaattcaggaccctcgacttgtcgttcacCAACTCcttcccagaataacggagtacgacaccgtcgaccgtacaattcctcgaaaggtgccatatcaatactacgatgataactgttattgtaggcaaattcgatcaaactgatcctgccaagataagccaaaatccatgacagaagaacgtagcatatcctccaaagtacgaatcgtccgctctgactgttcgtcagtctccggatgatatgcagtgctcaaactcagagtagtacccaacgcctcctgaaaactaccccaaaaacgtgaggtaaatcgcgggtctctatcactaactatgcttactggaatcccatgcaatcgcactatcttctggatgtataaacgtgcaatgtgatcataagaatactcccggttataaggaataaagtgtgctgattttgtcaaacggttaACAACAACCcatatagcatcacactgacgtgatgtcataggtaagtgggtaacaaaatccatagtcacatgctcccacttccattcgagaatctcaagattctgcaataatccaTCTGGTTGTCGATATTCAGCCTTGATCTGTTGGCaaaaacatctcgaaacaaattgatacacactcctcttcatccctttccaccagaatctagttcgcaagtccttatacattttcatgcttccaggatgaactgataatcgactcctgtgagcttgagatagaatatcgttcctgagctccacaacattaggtacaaccactcgattagataagaacaataaaccatctgcctgaaaatgaaatccagatgtattaactccattggctaaatgTGCCAAacactgagtcttaacatcagatatctgagcatctctgatccgagaatacaatgctggctcagacaaaatagtatacaatcgaattccatttctccctttcttgtgcttgagcgtaaaactcaatgaacagcactcttgaatcatatgagatacttcactagtctgaagtgcagaaagtctcacctgccgactcaaggcatcagcagtaagattaacagaacctggatgatatttgatttcacaatcataatccttcagaagatccatccagcgtctctgtcgcatattcaactccgcctgagtgaatatatacttcaaactcttgtggtcCGTGAATATCACatatttctcgccataaagataatgcctccaaatcttgagtgcaaatacaatggcggctaactcgagatcatgtactggataattactctcatgtgtcttcaactgtcaagaagcataggcaataacatgtccatgctgtgtcagaacacatcctaattcctgaccagaggcatcagcaTAGaaaacataacctcctgatccagaaggtagagctagcacaggtgcagtagtaagacgtccacgcagctcgtgaaatgactcctcacaatctgaggaccatatgaaggcaacatctttccgtgtaagctgtgtcaaaggcctggccaactgtgcaaaattcttgatgaaccgacgataatatccagctagacccaagaaactacgaatctcagcaaccgtcgtcggacgagaccagttcagcactgcctctatcttacttggatcaacagatatcccttcactagaaattacatgaccgagaaacactacccgatcaaaccagaattcacacttgctcaatttctcatacaactgcttatctcgtaacgtctgtaaaacaatcctcaaatgctgtgcatgctcatccttgtcatgagaatagacaagaatatcatcaatgaagatgataacaaatctatccagatattctcgaaatacctgattcatcagattcataaagactgccggtgcattcgtcaaaccaaatggcataaccaaaaattcataatgcccgtatctggtcctaaaagtagtcgtagatatatctgagtctcatacccgcatctggtggtatccagatcttagatctatcttggagtaaacagaagtaccctgtagttgatcgaatagatcatcaatccatggcaaaggatacttattcttgatggtgacacgattcaactgcctgtaatcaatacacaatcgcatcgatccatctttcttcttgacgaacaaaacaggtgctccccacggagaaacactcggacgaatatatcccttatcaagcagatcctgtaactgctgtttcaattccctcatctctgatggtgctagaagataaggcgctcgggatataggcatagttcctggtactaaatcaataccaaattcaacctctcgcaccggaggaaaaccaggaatctcatcagggaatacatccgGAAACTCACCGattaccggtaactgatcaatacccgtactactcatggacatatcaactacatagataaggtagccctccccacctgaatccaagacatgacatgacttcagagccgaaacaagtggcatcggaggttgtgcaccctcaccataaaaataccagctatcaccctcagcaGGATAAAattgtaccagacgctgataacaatccatagTAGCATGATAAAAAGTcagtatatctattcccaaaatacagtcaaaatctgccatcgctaatatcatcaaattagccgataacgcattaccctcaaactccagaaagcaactcatcactagacgctttgTTACTATCTCCTgttccagcggagtagatacaactaaatccatatctaatgatacataaggtaatctatgtctcttaacaaagcgactagaaataaaggaatgcgatgctccagtatcaattaaaacaagtgcaggaataccatataacaaaaaggtacctgccaacatgcgatcgcttccctcagtagcctgttcttgagacagaGTAAATACCtacccttgagtctggggacggtaaccagaagaactctgtggtgctggctgctgtcgtggaaaagtaaaagcctgagatccaacctgtgatcccgatccactagcagaacccatgcgctgaggacaatctctccgcagatgtccctgctgactgcaaatataacaagcaccagtagctctccgacatgaagctgcaggatgcttccctccacagtgactacaaaactcctccttcttcttctttttcccaaaacggaacatacctcgtgaaccaagagatccagatgaagtagtaggagtagaagaagacgtaggtccagattgcacaacagattgagcttgaggctcaaatgatccactaggctgtgctggcatcaacaactgtgcacgcctgttgctggtctccacaagacggcaacggttcaccaaagtctcataagatactgggtcatcacagacaacaacctgtgagtagatatcttggttcagaccttgtagaaagagatcatacttcgatgcatcactctcattaatatgaggactgaaaggtagcagatcaagaaatcgttgctgatattgatcaatagtcattgatccttgtctcagagtaagcaactccatcgatcgtgcttggaaaacagctggaggaaaatacagtttctggaactgctgacataaatctccccaagtcacctgtcctctctcagtacgtgcctgagcagctttggcatcccaccaaaaacgtgctcgatcctctagaacaaattctagaacttccaatttctgatcctcagtacaatcgaaagcacgaaaagtactctcaagtttagacatccaactttttgcttgttcaggattctcgcctcccaccaacggtttcggtcctacttgcataaatttattgatagagtagcgacgtctaccctcatgatgacgatgttgatcatcatgatggaggtgatgacgatgatgatgaccacctccctggccaacactaccgtgactctcgtgagccatatcctgaaaataattgcacattaaaattccaaatgcgcaagaattactcaagactaaactaaatcctaagtactaatcccaaaatctaagcatgctctgataccaaaaatgtagtgaccctgcatggaatcacctactaactggaaactaatagcatgcattaaacttaatacagtaaaatacttaacagagtaaaaacgtgcggaaacttaaccataatttacatatcagcttagtaacataatccaggcttaaatctgtagtgatacaaccaaaatgatggtaaagggtcatctgaaaaatcatgctcagtaccggcgccacatgagtgctgccaccgcacggatcaacctctgggtgcaaccacactcgtctagtacaccagagtagacagacataaatgcccccaccGTCGctgtactctcagtgacagactatcgagtatagagctgagcggctctataatcaggtataacaagatataggctcaacgtgtatatgcacatgacatatgaatatagaaagcggtaaatcatatatcatgccatataataatgccaaataaatgcaacatataaacatgtatactcactggcaatctcagtcaatgtatacgtacctctaggctagttcaagtatagtaggatcctaggttccaagcctatattcaaaagttcaccgtatcactacataaattctataagccttaactaagctaataagtacttccaaaacttaaatagattcccgaaccataccttcgtccgtagatagccctttggagtcgctagtcccggaagactataaccacaccttggttattccagaacctctattttaaccgatagggccctcaagtgtataactcacactatataactgaagaaagaaactcgggaattcgtaattcaaatgaaatcagacaggatcggaacttccgatccgacgatcggagcttccgatctgccctccgttcggcacttgtcaaaactcgcggctgagtcatcgggtaaagctggcagccggagatcggaacgtccgttcccgGATCGGAGCTTCTGGTCTCGGTTCTTCCGCTGAGCTTatgaagtggctgggatcggagcttccgatctgggttcggagcttccgatccggcccaaagtcaaaagcccaaattctttTTCAAAGTCCAATaatactccgaaattgattaattaccagcccttaattatgtttaatatattattatcttaaaatgagttatGGGTTAATACACATAATGTTCTGTCAAACAGGTGCGGGCGCACGAGAACAagacgcgggcgcgcatgcgtcTCGGGTTGTGTCACCTATTTTTGTGTTCTTCTTGACATTTTCTCCACTCtcttgacttctttggacttcaataacattgtagcatccttcaaagtgatcttcaagtactccaacttgattgacatgaattccaaacccttcaactctcgaatgTAAATCATGaagcaaatcttggaacaatatgaatctttgagcgccttctagattcatatcacgtcaccttgctgacgtagttgatgacataagccctaaccctgtttgggtcctccgattccaccgacggagcctccgatcctggtttggatcctccgaacccctTTTCGGATCGTCCGGACTCCTCGGGCCTCCGGTCTTGACTCCGATTACGTTTGGGTCCtccgaacctcccgagccatgcccaccatttTCGAGTATCCTGAATCTATTTTTTGgatccgttaatccatttggaatttttttaatcatgttttattaaatttaaacatgatcacttgattaattacctatTAATCATTACTTTTGGATACATGTTACTACAAAAACTCGTCAAtgtttttccttagtgagaattTAAGCAGAGGGAACACGAGAACCAAATGGAGTGCATAATTTATTCGGATTATATTTCACATCAACGAGCTGATGGTCGAACTTGCAGACGTTGTTTGACAAAATTCAGGAGTATGTCATCCGTGGTCAAATCCCTGAATATAAAGTACCCGAAAATGCCCATGGCAAAGTAGATGGCTGCACAAAGTATGAGTGATATTTTCACAGCAAAGTTCATGTTTGCAGGCGTTCCGAGCTCGATTCCAATGGCATGAACTGCATGAGATCCATTAGTAGGAGTTAAATGGTGAATGAATTAGAAATACAAGTTCATAACAATATGGAAACATTTCTAATTTCTTCcatacatatctatatatatacatagatCCATCCAAAACTAGATAAACAAACAGATTAATTCATATCCGATCTCGAATAGTCGTGTCTTTGTTACCATTGAACTGAAATGTGAAAGCTGTAACAATGGCAGGAACAGCTGTGAAAAGGTTGTTACGCAATCAAACTATGAATCAAATGCATTGGTATACAGAACGGGCTTGTTGTGATaaacaaatataataaaattctagCAGTTCTTTAAGAATCAGAACAAAGACTCATACTTTAAAGAAAGAGAAGAGTAAATAAGATTTATTCCTGATTCAGGCATTAAAGAtcaatcaataaattaacaaacAACTAATGGAGCACCTAAAACCAAAGCATGACATCACCAAAAACTAGTATGCTCTATCAGTATCAAAATATAAGGCTGCAAAAGCTAATACATTATACAATGTCATGAAACATGTTCAGAGAGCCAAAACTCAATCTTCACATATAAACAGTAAATCAATCATCAAAGCATAAAGTCTATCAAAATGCATCCGGGAACCGAAGTCCAATCAATTTAATGTGAAAATATACTTGGGAAACATTCCAGGGAGAGACGATTTTGAAGCAAAAATCATTTTCCATGGTTCAATGATAAACCTGACacttcaaataattctcacaTGTTGCAGTTCCGATCAACCAAAGCCTATAATCCTTGAATCCACCTTCAAATCGGGTTAATAATTTCGCCATTTCGGCTACGACAGCCCTTCCAATTTCAAAATTCGTTCGTTGTTGATGCATCAAACTAATATGGTTTAAACAAAATGCCTTTGCTTCAAGAGTTCATCATGTTCATTTGTTGGattgtaaaattttaaagaCACGTAAAAGGTCTTCTGGCACATACCTCGACTTTGAATCAGTGGATCTGAGCGGCTTTCAAATCCCGAGTCCCCAGTGCCgaatttgaaaattaagaacCCTAAATTTGTACGAAAATTAAGGATGAAAATAGAAATCTTGTGCCGTGGAAGATTtgaatattgaaaaaaaattcaatggaAGAAAGATTAAGACGCGTTAGACAGAGGAAAAGAAATGAGAACGAAGAATCGAAGattacattttatgccaaaaatattactgattattataaatatgaataaggTTGACACGTCTCACGAATGAGATCGTGTCACGTTAGTAACTTTATAAAATCTCTATCAAAATAAAGTATTAGCAACAGAATTTCAGTGAAGTGGAAGCCAAGAAACGAACCTCCTCTAAACAAAAATAATCACCCCACTCCttcataataacaaaatcacaCATATTATTAAACACAGAACATCCAACTGGTGATTAAGATCTAATAGTCTTAATTAGTTTTCTTCTTTCATCGATAAACTCTCGACGATACGAATAGTAATAATTCTTGTTCGTCCGATGGAGAGAATGGAAGGTTGTCATGAACCGCCGATGGTGAATAAGGCGGAGATCGACACGAGTTCTCCCTTCGGATCGGTCAAAGAGGCCGTGATGCTGTTCGGAGAGCGGGTTCTTGCCGGCGAGGTCTATGCTAATTATAAGCTCAAAGAGGTGATAACCCCATAATCTTATAAGTTGCATTTGCTTACTacattttcgaataatcttGTTCACGTAATAGTCATTACTTGAATCGCACTGGCTACATAGATctcaattttattattattaatactttaaattttttaatcaaTGTGTAATAATTCCCAGTATCACATATATTAACTTTTGTTGCACTTGAATCTGAAAaacaatgtatatatattagaaattaggggaaaattttaaatttgtcaatgaatttctttttttctattTTCGTCTTCTGAAACTAAAAATAGGAGCTTTGAaggtattaatatttttttattttatgtaccAATTCTTCAGTGTATTTCGATTATTGAATCATTGCCAatgaatatcaattttttttatttaatttaagtgGTAGCAAAATAAATATCATGCAAGatcttgtaaaaaaaaaaagaattgccATGGAAACTAATTATTTTGGTATAAAGgtgtatacacacacacataacgTACAATAGACACATGCACACACACattcatatacatatattaCATGCATATGTATACAGCAAATTAGGTCTGAATTAAGATCAAGaaattttgacaaaaaaaatgaGCAATGGATTCTAAGAGGGAGTAATATACTATATTTTATCATAGTTAAACATTAAATTCCTCGAGGGAAAAACCTTGAGGCAAAACTAAATTTTGGTAAAaatcatttatatataaaatttaggaattttattttaCGGGTCAATTATTGTCACTACTTGTTCCTCTTGTTCATAGGTGTCTTTGATTTTGTCCTAACAAATCGGAATATAATTTTAGTTTATACTTTGCTTGATGTATATATAGACTACAGACCCCCTTTTTTAATAAAGACAGATTCCAAGATTATTCACTTATATTATAATGAGTGCATGAGCATATATACAACTcgtcaattaaacttaaacttTCAACTTTTTAAGACAAAGTCATATGAAATAATGAAACCACGaatcatattatattttaagaaTTATTGATATGTTCCGGTCAATTTTGAGCTTTCGAACATACGTTCTAGTTAGACCCTTGTGGATATTGTCTCGAAATATTTGTCGCCTGATTTATTCATAGTTCGTTATTTGTTGATCCTGCTCCTGtattaatatacatatatacatataacaccacatatgtatatatatatatatatgtgtgtgtgtgtaaagattttaaatcatagctataatatatatatgtgtgtataaaGATTTTAAATCATAGCTATAATTATATGTGAAACAGATGCAAGACGTGACAAACGAATACGACCACGACACCGAGCTAGAAGTCACCAAACAAAGCCTACTAAGGGCACGAGAAGAAAGAATGCAAATGGCCAAATTCCTCTCTTCTTTGCAACAAGAACTTGAACAAACCAAAAGGGAGCTCAAAAAACTAAAGACACATATAACCGACGCACACGCGTTAGACCTTGAAGTCGAGGAAGACCTCAAGTTCGTCGAGGAATCGAATGAACCAGTGGAGCACGTGAAAATGGAAACAAGCAATGGTGGTCAGAAGATCGAGTTCCAAAAGAAGAAGTATGTGACGTTCGCGAACCCCCCATCCGTGGCTCGAGTCATTCATGTGGAGCCATCGACTAGCGCCGAGACTGTGTTGCAAAGGCAACCTTCTACGAGGAAGAAGAAAATGAAGCAATTGATACCATTTCTTGGAGGGATTTTTTCCAAGAAAAGGGGAAGCTCAGGAGTTGCAACGGCTTGAGAATTCATATGTTATAATCGagagtatatatataatatgcaaGGAAATAATTGGaggttttatattttattttactttttttggcaatttttcaATAATTCAGGAATATGACTACTTTTAGAATATGTTTGACTCGGTTCATACTCAAAGATTCTTGAATCCCTCTTTGTTTATTAATTTGTTTACCACGTAAACTTGTAACATAGGAAAATTTTGATAGGagtaatatatatttagttaTCAACAAATATAAAGTGATacaacacatatatatatatatatgaggacttttcagctgcccaacaatATTTCCCCACCTCGTCTCCgatcgggttttagttgtttttttttaatttttcgcaTAACTAAAACACGGTAACAGGTTTTAGTGGTGGGAGACGAGTTGTGCATCATTGGTTATACAGCTCAAaatttctaatatatatatttatatatatatttcatacgATGAGCACCAACTGGGGCACCTGCCTAACTGAGATGGCGTCATGTATATCCACTCGGTGGACATTAACTAAATATATTCTCGATAAAGATAAGGTTTAAAATATAAAAGCTATAGTGAGCTACTCGGCCGGATGGAGTGATTACCAGAAACTATTAtcagttgaaatatttttgaagAACTTGCAACATATATAAATGAAAATAATTTCAATTTAATCATACAATTATATTTTCTCATCTGATTTAAATTCAATAACTGAATACTACACCATATCATAAGATGACTTGTTAAAAAACTCAATGCAATCCGCAATCGCCTCGTTGTAGTGTGAATCTGAAGAGTAGTGACTATACAAGTTACTGCAAGAAGTTCTGCTGTCACAAGAGCTCCGCCTTGGAGCTGCCGCCACAGTCGTCCCTGTTGCTGCCGCCGGAGACTCGCCTCTGGCATGGACCGGGAAGATGAATCGCATTACAATCTTGCGAAACCGGCCGAAGAGTTTCATTCCTAGAAACCAAGAAAACCTGATCGAAAACCCTAGCAATGTAGTATATGTGTGGAGTCAAGTTTCCAAGGGAATCTTGAATTAGCTCTCTCGATCCTCACCGGTTTGTACTATAAATAAGTTTGaattatgagattttttttgAAGATATTCTTCGAGAAGTGTAATGTTATCATTTCTGTTGTTGGGAGATTTAAAGGAGATGATTTCtttatttgttttatatatttttattttgaaattttttagggTTTTATTCATATTgtaatatattatatgtaaCAGAGGACTCAATGATGTCTCAGGCCATGTGAACAAATCATTGGCATGGCCTTTTGTCCTCAACAAGAGTTGTGTGTGT
Proteins encoded:
- the LOC140885236 gene encoding WEB family protein At1g75720, whose amino-acid sequence is MERMEGCHEPPMVNKAEIDTSSPFGSVKEAVMLFGERVLAGEVYANYKLKEMQDVTNEYDHDTELEVTKQSLLRAREERMQMAKFLSSLQQELEQTKRELKKLKTHITDAHALDLEVEEDLKFVEESNEPVEHVKMETSNGGQKIEFQKKKYVTFANPPSVARVIHVEPSTSAETVLQRQPSTRKKKMKQLIPFLGGIFSKKRGSSGVATA
- the LOC140878952 gene encoding uncharacterized protein; the encoded protein is MKLFGRFRKIVMRFIFPVHARGESPAAATGTTVAAAPRRSSCDSRTSCSNLYSHYSSDSHYNEAIADCIEFFNKSSYDMV